CGCTCACTTCCCCTGGCAGTAGATGTAACTTCTTTTCCGTTAAGAATAAATTTTATCATTACTTAAGCACCTCCTGCAAAACCTTCATAGTGTCCTCTTGAGTAAATGGAGCTTTATTTAAGTCTACGTCAAGTGCATTTTCCATAGCTTCCACATAAGCTGGAGCTGCACCAACAAGAGGAAGCTCTCCAGCACCTTTAGCTCCATATGGGCCACAGCTATATGGATTATCTACTATTTCAGTTACAAGCTTCGGAACATCTACTGCTGTAGGAATAATATAATCACTATAGCTATTATTACGTATTATGCCTTTATCATTGCATTCCATCTGCTCCATGGAAGCATATCCAATTCCCTGAAGAAAACCTCCCTGCATCTGTCCTTGTATAATGTTCATATCAATAGGAACACCAACATCAAAAATACCCCATGCTCCAATTACCTTTGTAATAGCAGTAAGTGTGTCCACCTCTACTTCAATAACATTAACAGACCAGGAAAAGGTTGGATATGCATCTCCTTTGAATTTTTCAAGGCTAAATGGAATTATAAAGTCAGGCTCCACAAAATGTTCTTCTACAATCTGTTCTTCTCCAGTTTTCCACTCTCCTTTCAATTTCTCTGCTGCACGCCTAAGCAATTCTCCAACTACCATTAAAGAACGGCTTGCTACAGTAGGCCCTGAGTCAGGTACATGGTCTGTATCCGGATTATTTATAAGCACCTTATCATAAGAAATTCCAAGGGTATCTGCAACAATTTTAGAAAAAGTAGTTTTAATACCCTGACCTATATCCGAATTGCTTACTAAAAGTTCAACTGTATCATCTTCATTTTTTCTAATTTTTACAACAGCTTTTATGAGATCACGTTCTCCACTTCCTGTAAAACCACAGCCATGGAAAAATAATGACATGCCAATACCCTTTCGGTATCGTCCCTTTTGATTTTTATACATCTGACGTTTTTTACGATAGTCAGCAAGTTCATCAGCTCGCTTAATCATTTCAGGCAGAGATACATGGAAATGATACTTTCCACTTGTAGAAGTAGAATCTCCCTGTTTAACAATATATTTTTCCTTCAGTTCAAGGGAGTCAACACCCATTTTCTTTGCAATGTGATCCATCATCATCTCTACTGCAAAGAAAGTCTGTGGAGCACCAAAACCACGGTATGCACCACAAGGTACTGTATTTGTCTTAACTGCACGTCCCACAATACGCAAGTTTTCTACTCGATATACGCCGTTTGCACAAATTACTCCACGCTGTAAAACAACAGGAGAAAGGGTTGTATATGCACCACTATTAAACAGTACGTCAATATCCATACCTGTAATCTCACCATCTTTAACTGCTACTTTATAGGTACAGATAGATGGGTGACGCTTTGAGGTAAACTCCATGTCTTCACGTCTATCAAATATTACTTTCACTGGTTTGTTTGCCTTTTTAGCTGCCACTGCAGTTTGACATGCAAGTATAGAAGGAAAGTCTTCCTTACCTCCAAATCCTCCCCCAGTAACATCCTGAATAATCTGAATATTTTTTTCATCATATCCTAAAGCTTTGGAAACTGCACCATACACATAGTAAGGACACTGCATAGAACCACGTATTGTCATTCGCCCATCATGTGGATAAGCAATTATCCCCTGAGTTTCAAGATACGCCTGTTCTTGATAACCAGTTTGAAATGTCTCAACAAAAACCTGATCAGCTTCTTTTAAAATCTTACAAATGTCTCCTTTTTCACACTTATAATGGAAAAATACTGTATTAGATTTTTGCATATCCAAAACGGGAACCTGTTCTTCATATACTACAATAATTTCACTTAAAATTCTATTGACTTCTTTAAGGCTAGGTCCCACAACCATCAAAATAGGGTCACCTACATATTCCACAGTATCTTCAGCATAAACGGGTGTATCATTTTCCACAATTGCAACACGATTTACACCTGTTACATCATTTTTGTCAACAACAAAGTAACCATCAGGTAATTTAGGAATACTGATATTAATTATTTTTGCCCTTGCCTTTGTGGAATGCAATAATTTGCCGTAAAGCATATCATCCATCACATGATCATCTACATAAAGGGCCTGGCCACTTATTTTTAATTCATGATCTTTTTTCTTTACAGACTTACTAATGTTTTTCATACAATACCTCCCTATATTCAATTCATAAAACTCTGCAAAATTTTAGTTTATATAAAAGAGTAATATACTATTTTTTTAACTTTTTATAGAATGTACCTTTTAACGGCAGCTGACTACGGAATTTACCATCTAATCTATAATATGCATGAGAACAAGCTGGCGCTGTAGGAATCAAACATAATTCTCCACAGCCTTTTGCCCCATAGGCTTCAGGAATCTTTTCTTTACTTTGTACAAGAATAACTTCAAGTTCTGGAGCATCTGTTGATCGCATAAGTCCTAGTGTACCTAGCTTTGTCTTAGGATAGCCGCCTTCAACTTTAAATTCTTCTGTTAAAGCATATCCAAGCCCCATAACAATGCCACCTTCAATTTGTCCTTCAACAGCCTGAATATTGACAGGTGTTCCAACATCATAAGCTGCAACTACTTTTTCAACTTTTCCTTCTTCATTCAAGATAACAACCTGAGCTCCATAACTGTAGCTTACATGGCTTACTGGATTTTTCTTTGGAGATCCCATTGGATCTGTCTTTGCAGAATATTCACCATAAAATTCTCTTCCTTCTAAATCCAAAAGAGTCAATCCTTTGTCCAATTCTGCTTTTAATTTTTCGGATACACGCCTTACAGCTTCCCCAGTTACCACAGTCTGTCTAGATGCAGTACTAGTTCCTGAATCAGGTGTATAGAAGGTATCTGCTCTTTCATGAACAGTAAGTGCTGGATTTAAACCCGTTGTTTCACATAATATGGTAGTACACATTGTTGCAATTCCTTGTCCCATACAAGCTGCAGAAGTTTTAATATAAACTTTTCCATTTTCTACAGATAAAATGCAGCGGCCAATATCCTTATTTCCCACTCCAGTTCCACTGTTTTTAAAAGCTATAGCAATTCCTGCATAAGGATTTGATTCATATACATCTTTAACAGCTTCCAAACATTCTGCCATAGCAACACTTTCATCTGCTATTTGACCATTTGGAAGTACCTGTCCTGGACGGATTGCATTACGGTAACGTATTTCCCAAGGTGAAATTCCCACCATCTCTGCCAATAAATTAATATTGTTTTCAGTAGCAAAACAGCTTTGTGTTACACCAAAACCACGAAATGCTCCAGCAACCACATTATTTGTATAAACTGACATACCTAAAATGTCAATATTCTGATAATTATATGGTCCTGCTGCATGAGTACATGCTCTTTGTAATACAGGTCCACCAAGAGATGCATAGGCACCTGTGTCTGCAATAATTACGCCTTTCATAGCTGTTAAATATCCATTTTCATCACAAGCTGTTGTAAATTCCATTTCCATTGCATGACGTTTAACATGATAATCTAAGCTTTCCTGCCTTGAAAACTTTACCTTCACCGGTTTTTTTGTGTACCATGCCATTAATGCTGCAAGATGTTGAACACTCATGTCTTCCTTACCGCCAAATCCTCCTCCAACAAGCTGAGAATGACAGTGTACCTTTTCCTTTGGAATTTTAAGCATATTTGAAATTTCACGCTGCTCGTCATAAACAGATTGTGAGCCAGAATAGAGTAAAATGCCATCTTCTCCTTCAGGTGCTGCAATTGCACACTCTGGTTCCATAAATCCGTGTTCCTGAAATGGAGTTTTATATTTCCTCGTCACTACATATTTAGAATTTTTAATTGCTTCATCTGCATTTCCACGTTGAAGAATAGAACGACTCATAATATTTCCATCTGAATGAATTAAAGGTGCATCTGCTCTTAGGGCATCTTCAGGAGAAGTAATTGGCTCCAATTCTGTATATTCTACATCAACTAATTTGCACACTTCATCCAGCTTATCCTTATGATAAGTTGCCACAAGTGCCAATGAATCTCCTATATATCTGGTTGTCCCACCTTCTGGAATCATTACATCCCAATCCTGTTTTATATGTCCGATAATATTATTTGGAACATCCTTTGCCAGTAAAATTTTCACACAATCCGGATGAGCTTCTGCCTTGCTTATATCAATTTTATTTACAATAGCCCTTGGATATTTAGATCGAACTGTTTTAGCATAAATCATTCCAGGCAGCTCCATATCATCTACAAAAATGCCTGTTCCATTTACTTTTTCGTCTACATCCACACGCTTAAATTTCTGATTCATCTTCAATTTATCTACAGGAGCTGGTATCTGAAGATTTTCCCTAAAATATTTTGCTGCCATTAAAATAGCTTCTTCAATTTTTTTATATCCAGTACAGCGGCAAATATTACCTCTAATTGCCTTTTTTACATCTAACTCTGTTGGATTAGAATTGACATCTAATAGAGCTTTTGCACAAATTACCATTCCAGGAATACAAAAGCCACACTGTACTGCACCTGCTTCTCCAAAACAATATTCATAAACTTCTTTTTCCCTGTGACTTAATCCCTCAACAGTTAAGATTTTCTTTCCTTCAAATTTTGATACTTTTTGTACACAAGCTTTTACTGCTTTTCCATCTACTAAAATAGTGCACGTTCCACATGCACCTTCGCTGCAACCGTCCTTTGCAGAAGTGATTTTCAAATCATCTCTTAAAAAACGCAATAGGGGTTTATCAGTATTCGAAGCTACATCCTTACCATTAATATTTAATGTAAACATAAATAACCTCCTATTTTATAAAAATTTAACAATTTATTGTTACAATTATTATAAAATAGGAGGCTAACCTTTATCAAATTCTTTGTGAAAAGAACTTGCTTTTTGCATTAAAATATTCTATCAAATTCATCTTTTGCATATTGACGGACATTGTGTTCAAATTGCTCATATTTTTTTAAAAATTCCATACCTTCTTCGGTTAAATAAGTTTTTCCACCATTTCGTCCACCATGTTTTCTCTTAACCACTGCATATCCTAATTCTTCTTCCAACTGATTCAGCATGTTCCACGCTTTGCTATAGGAAAGTGCCATGTGTTTACATGCATTTCGTACAGAATGTGTATTCTGAATTAAAATCAAAAGTAACTTTGTTCTTGAATTAAAAAACAAAGATTCCTTTTCAATACTTATTTTAACAAAAGGATGTAAAATACGCTGGTTATGTTTTCTTAGGAGTTTTTCCAATTGGCAGGGGTCTCCTGTATCACTTAAAATCCCCTCATCTTCCACATCCATAAGCTGTCTTTCAACCCCAATGTTTTGGATAGCTCCCTCCATCCCCTCATTACCATCATATTTTAAAACTTGAGGGATTAATTTAGAAGATATCAAAAGAGGGTGTCCAGTTTTTCCATGATAAGATGGTAATAGTAACTGCTTATTACATTCTATCATCTTTTGAATAGTTTCCGGTGTAAATAGCGGGGCACTTACTGGATTAAATATTACCTGATCGCACTTATTTTTTAAAAAATCCAGTCCTATTTTTGCAGAATCAAGCATTTGTGAATTTTCATATTTTTCATTATACAAAAATATAACTCCATAATAAGCTAAATTGTGCTCAATTTCCTCAGATTTATACCCGGTAATTACCACAATTGGTGAAACTCCAGCCTTTTGAAAAGTTAAGACAATTCTTTTTACTATAGTGATAGAACCAATTTTGCGCAGTGGATATGTTTCATTTTTCTCTGACGTTTTTCCTGCAGCAACAATTATACCTCCTGTTATTTTTTTCTTTTTCTCCATATCCTACTCCTTATCTAGCTGTAACTTTCATATATGTACAATTTAAGACTATATGATCTTGCTTAGTATAAAAATACTAATTTTCATCTTTTAAACACTGTTCAATAAGCCTTTCGGCTACATCAAAATACTTTTTTAAATCAAACTTACCTTCATCAATAAGATACTGTAGTGACGCCCCTAACATTAAAGATACCATTATATATGTTAGCATATCTTTATATTCATTATCTACAGTATCCTTAAATTCCCCTTTATTTAAAACTTCACCAATACTACTGCGCCATATGTTAAAGGTTTTCTGAAATTTTTTCCTTATCTCATCATTTACTGTACCTTGAACCCAATAATCAAGTTGTACATAGTCCAATTCTTTATTATTTAAAATGTCATCTTCCTTTTGTTCAAAAAATCCCCTCATATTTTCTAAAACACTTTTATTGTCTAAATCAATATATTTCTTACGGTTCTCTGAAAATTGCTTTTGTATATCATTTAAAAGGGCTATCATTATATCATTTTTAGTGGGAAAATAATAATGCAAATTAGCCTGACTTCTATCAGCTTCTTTTGCAATCATATGCATACGGGTACCACTTATTTTTTCTCTAGCAATTACTTTCATAGCAGCATTTAATATATTCTTTTTTGCATCTTTTGGCATAATAT
The genomic region above belongs to Clostridium sp. AWRP and contains:
- a CDS encoding xanthine dehydrogenase family protein molybdopterin-binding subunit; the encoded protein is MKNISKSVKKKDHELKISGQALYVDDHVMDDMLYGKLLHSTKARAKIINISIPKLPDGYFVVDKNDVTGVNRVAIVENDTPVYAEDTVEYVGDPILMVVGPSLKEVNRILSEIIVVYEEQVPVLDMQKSNTVFFHYKCEKGDICKILKEADQVFVETFQTGYQEQAYLETQGIIAYPHDGRMTIRGSMQCPYYVYGAVSKALGYDEKNIQIIQDVTGGGFGGKEDFPSILACQTAVAAKKANKPVKVIFDRREDMEFTSKRHPSICTYKVAVKDGEITGMDIDVLFNSGAYTTLSPVVLQRGVICANGVYRVENLRIVGRAVKTNTVPCGAYRGFGAPQTFFAVEMMMDHIAKKMGVDSLELKEKYIVKQGDSTSTSGKYHFHVSLPEMIKRADELADYRKKRQMYKNQKGRYRKGIGMSLFFHGCGFTGSGERDLIKAVVKIRKNEDDTVELLVSNSDIGQGIKTTFSKIVADTLGISYDKVLINNPDTDHVPDSGPTVASRSLMVVGELLRRAAEKLKGEWKTGEEQIVEEHFVEPDFIIPFSLEKFKGDAYPTFSWSVNVIEVEVDTLTAITKVIGAWGIFDVGVPIDMNIIQGQMQGGFLQGIGYASMEQMECNDKGIIRNNSYSDYIIPTAVDVPKLVTEIVDNPYSCGPYGAKGAGELPLVGAAPAYVEAMENALDVDLNKAPFTQEDTMKVLQEVLK
- a CDS encoding NTP transferase domain-containing protein translates to MEKKKKITGGIIVAAGKTSEKNETYPLRKIGSITIVKRIVLTFQKAGVSPIVVITGYKSEEIEHNLAYYGVIFLYNEKYENSQMLDSAKIGLDFLKNKCDQVIFNPVSAPLFTPETIQKMIECNKQLLLPSYHGKTGHPLLISSKLIPQVLKYDGNEGMEGAIQNIGVERQLMDVEDEGILSDTGDPCQLEKLLRKHNQRILHPFVKISIEKESLFFNSRTKLLLILIQNTHSVRNACKHMALSYSKAWNMLNQLEEELGYAVVKRKHGGRNGGKTYLTEEGMEFLKKYEQFEHNVRQYAKDEFDRIF
- a CDS encoding TetR/AcrR family transcriptional regulator; amino-acid sequence: MPKDAKKNILNAAMKVIAREKISGTRMHMIAKEADRSQANLHYYFPTKNDIMIALLNDIQKQFSENRKKYIDLDNKSVLENMRGFFEQKEDDILNNKELDYVQLDYWVQGTVNDEIRKKFQKTFNIWRSSIGEVLNKGEFKDTVDNEYKDMLTYIMVSLMLGASLQYLIDEGKFDLKKYFDVAERLIEQCLKDEN
- the xdh gene encoding selenium-dependent xanthine dehydrogenase, with protein sequence MFTLNINGKDVASNTDKPLLRFLRDDLKITSAKDGCSEGACGTCTILVDGKAVKACVQKVSKFEGKKILTVEGLSHREKEVYEYCFGEAGAVQCGFCIPGMVICAKALLDVNSNPTELDVKKAIRGNICRCTGYKKIEEAILMAAKYFRENLQIPAPVDKLKMNQKFKRVDVDEKVNGTGIFVDDMELPGMIYAKTVRSKYPRAIVNKIDISKAEAHPDCVKILLAKDVPNNIIGHIKQDWDVMIPEGGTTRYIGDSLALVATYHKDKLDEVCKLVDVEYTELEPITSPEDALRADAPLIHSDGNIMSRSILQRGNADEAIKNSKYVVTRKYKTPFQEHGFMEPECAIAAPEGEDGILLYSGSQSVYDEQREISNMLKIPKEKVHCHSQLVGGGFGGKEDMSVQHLAALMAWYTKKPVKVKFSRQESLDYHVKRHAMEMEFTTACDENGYLTAMKGVIIADTGAYASLGGPVLQRACTHAAGPYNYQNIDILGMSVYTNNVVAGAFRGFGVTQSCFATENNINLLAEMVGISPWEIRYRNAIRPGQVLPNGQIADESVAMAECLEAVKDVYESNPYAGIAIAFKNSGTGVGNKDIGRCILSVENGKVYIKTSAACMGQGIATMCTTILCETTGLNPALTVHERADTFYTPDSGTSTASRQTVVTGEAVRRVSEKLKAELDKGLTLLDLEGREFYGEYSAKTDPMGSPKKNPVSHVSYSYGAQVVILNEEGKVEKVVAAYDVGTPVNIQAVEGQIEGGIVMGLGYALTEEFKVEGGYPKTKLGTLGLMRSTDAPELEVILVQSKEKIPEAYGAKGCGELCLIPTAPACSHAYYRLDGKFRSQLPLKGTFYKKLKK